Proteins encoded in a region of the Gulosibacter sediminis genome:
- a CDS encoding purine-cytosine permease family protein, giving the protein MGAQADFETQRKPAVDESNEEFMLERVPKKARRSWWSQFVIWVGFGYVPTGLIVGGQLAGTSDGGGMPFNEAILTIVLGQGILLLLTFALGFAAMKTGLNLSLISRFSYGAKGMVLPMLVMGLLTLGWFASIVGMVGEIFDAAFGSFTGIILFNGLSLEFVIFSLIWGAIFTWSAYKGIVALERISAPAAPFVLIVAIVAAVMMTSEFGGMGNVIAEGATRTGTSIGTGITLIIGAWIAGVIMGVDIFRYAKTAAHVFIGAGACFILTNPLLNLVGYTGAISTGDANFISWMVTKGIVFAILGVILWVVALWTTNMSELYCNALYLGPAANALGFKISRTTIVIVIGAIGSILGALGFYSYFFADFITVLGAAFVPLAGPILADFFVVRRREYTQANVNDLPPVRWPGIVSFLIGAVLGITFQYWMPLPGDFPAGLAALIVTFVIHIALSKAMARRPEQQEVVSADAGIH; this is encoded by the coding sequence ATGGGTGCACAGGCTGATTTCGAGACGCAGCGAAAGCCTGCGGTCGATGAATCCAACGAAGAATTCATGCTGGAACGCGTCCCAAAGAAGGCTCGGCGCTCTTGGTGGTCACAGTTCGTGATCTGGGTCGGGTTCGGCTACGTGCCAACAGGCCTCATCGTGGGCGGACAATTGGCAGGCACCTCCGACGGCGGCGGCATGCCGTTCAACGAAGCAATCCTGACGATCGTGCTCGGACAAGGCATCCTGTTGTTGCTCACGTTCGCCTTGGGTTTCGCCGCGATGAAGACCGGTCTTAACCTGTCACTCATCTCACGCTTCTCATACGGCGCCAAAGGAATGGTGCTCCCCATGCTCGTCATGGGGCTACTTACGCTGGGCTGGTTCGCTTCAATCGTCGGCATGGTCGGTGAGATCTTCGACGCGGCGTTTGGGAGCTTCACCGGAATCATCTTGTTCAACGGACTGAGCCTTGAGTTCGTCATCTTCTCGCTCATCTGGGGCGCGATCTTTACGTGGTCGGCCTATAAGGGCATCGTCGCCCTCGAACGCATCTCCGCACCGGCTGCACCCTTTGTCTTGATCGTTGCAATCGTGGCGGCGGTCATGATGACGTCGGAGTTCGGTGGCATGGGCAACGTTATCGCCGAGGGCGCGACCCGCACCGGCACTTCAATTGGCACGGGAATCACGCTGATCATTGGCGCATGGATCGCGGGCGTCATCATGGGCGTCGACATCTTCAGATATGCAAAGACCGCAGCTCACGTATTTATCGGTGCCGGCGCCTGCTTCATTCTCACCAATCCACTGCTCAACCTCGTCGGCTACACCGGCGCTATCTCCACTGGCGACGCAAACTTCATCAGTTGGATGGTGACCAAGGGCATCGTCTTCGCCATCCTTGGTGTGATTCTCTGGGTCGTCGCCCTGTGGACGACAAATATGTCTGAGTTGTACTGCAACGCCCTCTACCTCGGCCCCGCCGCGAACGCACTGGGCTTCAAGATCTCGCGCACGACGATCGTCATCGTCATCGGCGCTATCGGTAGCATCCTGGGCGCCCTTGGGTTCTACTCGTACTTCTTTGCCGACTTCATCACCGTGCTTGGCGCCGCGTTCGTACCCCTCGCCGGGCCGATCCTGGCAGACTTCTTCGTGGTGCGACGCCGCGAGTACACCCAGGCGAACGTCAACGACCTGCCGCCGGTTCGGTGGCCCGGCATCGTCTCGTTCCTGATCGGCGCGGTCCTCGGCATCACTTTCCAGTACTGGATGCCGTTGCCGGGAGACTTCCCAGCCGGCCTCGCCGCTCTTATCGTCACGTTCGTGATTCACATCGCGCTCTCCAAGGCCATGGCTCGCCGACCCGAACAGCAGGAAGTGGTCTCGGCGGACGCAGGTATTCACTAA
- a CDS encoding NAD(P)-dependent oxidoreductase yields the protein MTTSSTPNGDTATKVGFVGLGTMGEPMSANIAKAGFDLRVYDEDAGRAHAVADRIGASALDDAAGLAECDVIVLMLPTSKIVRSVLVDDSGAGPALRLPLRPGTVVVDMSSSNPQDTLATGEVLSAAGVHLVDAPVSGAKERALSGTLAIMLGGNDDAAIARATPVIDAMSAQIYRTGALGTGHAMKALNNFVAAAAYTAASEALISGERFGLDRQTMVDIFNNSTGQSFVTLNVLGPHIVDGAFASGFALPLMTKDVKIAQAVQAAAEHEAPVCAAVVGALDDALTELGNVDHTEAYNYWNLR from the coding sequence ATGACCACCTCTTCAACACCGAACGGCGACACCGCCACCAAGGTCGGCTTCGTCGGCCTCGGCACCATGGGCGAGCCGATGTCGGCGAACATCGCGAAGGCCGGCTTCGACCTGCGCGTATACGACGAGGATGCGGGGCGCGCGCACGCGGTCGCTGACCGGATCGGCGCATCCGCCCTCGACGACGCCGCCGGCCTGGCCGAGTGCGACGTCATCGTGCTCATGCTGCCGACGAGCAAGATCGTGCGGAGCGTGCTCGTCGACGACAGCGGCGCGGGGCCGGCCCTCCGGCTGCCGCTGCGGCCAGGCACGGTCGTCGTTGACATGAGTTCGTCGAATCCGCAGGACACCCTCGCGACCGGCGAGGTGCTGAGCGCCGCGGGCGTGCACCTCGTGGATGCGCCGGTGTCGGGCGCGAAGGAACGCGCGCTCAGCGGCACGCTCGCGATCATGCTCGGCGGCAACGACGATGCGGCGATCGCCCGTGCGACCCCGGTCATCGACGCGATGAGCGCGCAGATTTATCGCACCGGGGCCCTCGGCACCGGCCACGCGATGAAGGCGCTGAACAACTTCGTGGCTGCGGCCGCCTATACCGCGGCGAGCGAGGCGCTCATCTCGGGCGAACGATTCGGGCTCGACCGCCAGACGATGGTCGACATCTTCAACAACTCGACCGGGCAGAGCTTCGTCACGCTGAATGTACTCGGCCCGCACATTGTCGACGGCGCGTTTGCGTCGGGCTTCGCGCTGCCGCTCATGACGAAGGACGTCAAGATCGCGCAGGCCGTGCAGGCGGCCGCCGAGCACGAGGCCCCGGTGTGCGCCGCCGTCGTGGGCGCGCTCGACGATGCGCTCACCGAACTTGGCAATGTGGACCACACCGAAGCCTATAACTACTGGAATTTGCGATAA
- a CDS encoding carboxymuconolactone decarboxylase family protein, whose translation MQRDELYEIGLAQRRNMFGVQGAEDQVEHTTDVNDKIQEFVTRVCFGDIWQRPGLALKDRSKITLAMLIAQGKSHEIRIHIRGALANGVTPLELRELIVHSILYIGIPGAVEGIRALEEILDEQGLTFELDGESHRDGDDTLADATSGKAGQA comes from the coding sequence ATGCAGCGAGACGAGTTGTATGAAATCGGCCTGGCGCAGCGCCGGAATATGTTTGGCGTGCAGGGCGCCGAAGACCAGGTCGAACACACGACGGATGTGAATGACAAGATTCAAGAGTTCGTCACCCGAGTCTGCTTCGGCGATATTTGGCAGCGGCCTGGTCTCGCGCTGAAAGATCGAAGCAAAATCACCCTTGCGATGCTCATCGCGCAGGGCAAGTCGCACGAAATTCGCATTCATATTCGCGGTGCCCTCGCGAATGGCGTTACGCCGCTTGAGCTGCGCGAACTTATCGTGCATTCGATCCTGTACATCGGCATCCCCGGCGCCGTCGAGGGAATTCGCGCGCTTGAAGAGATACTGGATGAGCAGGGCTTGACGTTCGAGCTCGACGGCGAATCGCACCGTGACGGCGATGACACACTGGCCGATGCGACGAGCGGAAAGGCTGGGCAAGCATGA
- a CDS encoding IS30 family transposase has translation MYPLAYRVRVIELVLDGIPARSRALRQQCPGLGMATLSRWLRWAGVRMQQGRPSATRSPVVFPTPLDPDTLPHEGHGRRLQLGDRMLIQLGLDEGLSQARIAKLIGFSPATVSREIRRSQLTLDTSGTTQQQYSAKLAQYRAEHARARPKPRKLDTNTPLRDVVIGYLNKKWSPPQIAARLPVVFPENAAMRISHEAIYQALYVQGTSGLRHELTVAQALRSGRTGRKPQSKLPPRNSRPWLDGYRLADRDEQRAAEHAGRAVPGHWEGDLVVGPNNSGIVTLMERASRVCLIGRLPGARDSQTVIDVLTGMVERLPAAVRASVTWDQGTEMAQHRQFTVATGCPVFFCDPHSPWQRPSNENLNGQLRWEFPKGTDFNTITDQELQAVQDSLNSRPRVVLQGYTPAERLQQLIDGVALTD, from the coding sequence ATGTATCCACTGGCGTACCGGGTACGCGTGATCGAGTTGGTGCTGGACGGGATCCCGGCACGGTCCCGGGCACTGCGACAGCAGTGTCCGGGCCTGGGCATGGCAACGTTGTCGCGTTGGCTTCGATGGGCAGGAGTACGCATGCAACAAGGACGACCAAGCGCGACCCGCTCCCCGGTCGTGTTCCCGACCCCGCTCGACCCGGACACGCTCCCGCACGAAGGGCACGGGCGCCGCCTCCAACTCGGCGACCGGATGCTGATCCAGCTCGGCCTGGACGAGGGCCTGTCCCAGGCCCGGATCGCGAAGCTGATCGGGTTCTCCCCGGCAACCGTGTCCAGAGAAATCCGTCGCTCCCAGCTCACGCTCGACACGAGCGGGACGACACAACAGCAGTACAGCGCCAAGTTGGCGCAGTACCGTGCAGAACATGCCCGCGCCCGCCCGAAACCCCGCAAACTCGACACGAACACGCCGTTACGGGACGTGGTCATCGGCTACCTCAACAAGAAATGGTCCCCGCCCCAGATCGCTGCGCGCCTGCCGGTCGTGTTCCCGGAGAATGCGGCCATGAGGATCAGTCACGAAGCGATCTATCAAGCCTTGTACGTCCAAGGCACGAGCGGGCTGCGCCACGAACTCACCGTCGCGCAAGCACTACGGTCGGGCCGCACCGGCCGGAAACCTCAATCGAAACTCCCGCCACGCAACTCCCGGCCGTGGCTGGACGGATACCGGCTCGCGGACCGCGACGAGCAACGCGCGGCCGAACACGCCGGGCGGGCCGTGCCCGGGCATTGGGAGGGCGACCTCGTGGTCGGGCCGAACAATTCCGGGATCGTGACATTGATGGAACGCGCGAGTCGGGTGTGCCTGATCGGCCGACTCCCCGGAGCGCGGGACTCGCAGACCGTGATCGATGTGCTCACGGGCATGGTCGAACGACTCCCGGCCGCGGTGCGGGCGTCAGTGACGTGGGACCAGGGCACGGAAATGGCGCAGCATCGACAGTTCACGGTCGCGACCGGGTGCCCCGTGTTCTTTTGCGATCCGCACTCGCCGTGGCAGCGGCCGAGTAACGAGAACTTGAATGGCCAATTGCGGTGGGAATTCCCGAAGGGCACTGACTTCAACACGATCACGGACCAGGAGCTACAAGCCGTTCAAGACAGCTTGAACTCCCGGCCCCGTGTCGTGTTGCAGGGCTACACGCCAGCTGAAAGACTCCAACAACTTATCGATGGAGTTGCACTCACCGACTGA
- a CDS encoding helix-turn-helix domain-containing protein, with amino-acid sequence MPTLHSPVSQLPPTSTVDAVVNELIPPTTPGGAIRQRAVVHSFAQWERVVAKQFIKLHLRTTSDSFEGVLERIWVEDMCATYMSADQHSVHRLSTDTDPDDPQLLKLSLLVEGECVVTQGENSASLGPGDVTVYDTGRPYTLEYAGPMRTFVLIFPMHLLGIPRRLLADATALRLRGDEGIGKVISPFMQHIAENLNMLTDHTGVKVMHSALGLISTLLSTELAAQASIQPEGYRADMDKYRSFIEANLGDPELCTESVAAAHFLSTRYLQHLFSEDGTTVSDFIRTRRLERCRESLLDPAQASLTILQIAQEWGFVDAAHFSRTFKSAFGTSPSVYRRAHQSAATRP; translated from the coding sequence ATGCCGACGCTCCACTCCCCCGTATCCCAGCTGCCGCCGACCTCGACCGTCGACGCGGTGGTGAACGAACTCATCCCACCAACGACGCCTGGCGGCGCGATCCGCCAGCGCGCCGTCGTGCATTCGTTCGCGCAGTGGGAGCGCGTGGTCGCGAAGCAGTTCATCAAGCTGCACCTGCGCACGACGTCGGACTCGTTCGAGGGGGTGCTCGAGCGCATTTGGGTCGAGGACATGTGCGCGACGTACATGTCGGCCGACCAGCATTCGGTGCATCGACTCAGCACCGACACCGACCCCGACGACCCGCAGCTGCTCAAGCTCTCGCTGCTGGTCGAGGGCGAGTGCGTCGTGACGCAAGGAGAAAACAGCGCGTCACTCGGGCCTGGCGACGTCACTGTCTACGACACCGGCCGCCCCTACACGCTCGAGTACGCGGGCCCAATGCGCACGTTCGTGTTGATTTTCCCGATGCACTTGCTCGGCATTCCCCGCCGGCTGCTCGCGGATGCAACCGCGCTGCGGCTGCGCGGCGACGAGGGCATCGGCAAGGTGATCAGCCCGTTCATGCAGCACATCGCCGAGAACCTCAACATGCTCACCGACCACACGGGCGTGAAGGTCATGCACAGCGCGCTCGGGCTCATCTCGACGCTGCTCTCGACCGAGCTGGCGGCCCAGGCGAGCATCCAGCCCGAGGGGTACCGCGCCGACATGGACAAGTATCGGAGCTTCATCGAGGCGAACCTGGGTGACCCCGAACTCTGCACTGAGTCGGTGGCGGCGGCGCACTTCCTCTCGACGCGGTACCTGCAGCACCTGTTTAGCGAGGACGGCACGACGGTGTCGGACTTCATTCGCACGCGGCGGCTCGAGCGCTGCCGCGAGTCGCTACTCGACCCGGCCCAGGCCTCGCTGACGATCCTGCAGATTGCGCAGGAGTGGGGCTTCGTGGATGCGGCGCACTTCAGCCGCACGTTCAAGTCGGCCTTCGGCACGAGCCCAAGCGTCTACCGCCGCGCCCACCAATCGGCCGCCACCCGCCCCTAA
- a CDS encoding asparaginase, translated as MLVVYTGGTFGMFDNGQGLEASTDLETDLAEMVQIAQVTTGVHPWRYVALGEVIDSADADLDHALSIAGLLREGSAQARGIVVVHGTDTLAYVASVSAFALRDLSIPIVFTGAQRSFREIETDATSNFLAAYEAASDGQPGVRIAFGGVILPAVRAVKRSSDEDAAFVDYRSASRRNLGDTAPGTYVPAAVTTRPVDSDSVRPSVGLLRVFPGFGAELLRAAIRLYPDGLVLECYGAGTAPMSSPGMYEAVADAVKARTPIVIVTQCQTGAVQLGRYAVGAQLYQAGAWSGGDLTAEAALAKLGVLAASELDWEQRRLTFAKNLVGERIGS; from the coding sequence ATGCTCGTCGTCTACACCGGTGGCACATTCGGCATGTTCGATAACGGGCAGGGCCTTGAAGCTTCGACAGATCTGGAGACAGACCTGGCCGAGATGGTGCAGATCGCCCAGGTCACAACGGGTGTGCATCCCTGGAGATATGTCGCACTCGGGGAGGTAATTGACAGCGCCGATGCTGATCTTGATCATGCCTTGTCAATCGCCGGGCTGCTGCGTGAAGGCTCGGCGCAGGCACGAGGGATAGTTGTCGTACACGGCACTGACACGCTCGCTTACGTGGCATCTGTCTCAGCCTTCGCATTGCGCGATCTTTCGATCCCCATAGTCTTTACGGGTGCGCAACGTTCCTTCCGTGAAATTGAAACGGATGCGACATCCAACTTCCTGGCCGCCTATGAGGCCGCCAGTGACGGTCAGCCAGGCGTACGAATCGCGTTCGGTGGTGTCATCCTTCCTGCAGTTCGAGCGGTGAAGCGCTCGAGTGATGAAGATGCGGCCTTCGTGGACTATCGTTCTGCATCACGCCGCAATCTTGGAGACACGGCGCCCGGGACATATGTCCCGGCAGCCGTCACGACTCGTCCGGTTGATAGCGACAGTGTTCGGCCGTCGGTCGGGCTTCTGCGGGTGTTCCCCGGGTTCGGTGCTGAACTCCTGCGCGCGGCGATTCGCCTGTACCCTGATGGCCTCGTGCTCGAGTGCTACGGTGCGGGAACGGCGCCGATGAGTAGTCCTGGCATGTACGAGGCTGTCGCGGATGCCGTTAAAGCTCGGACGCCGATTGTGATTGTCACACAATGCCAGACTGGGGCGGTGCAACTTGGGCGGTATGCGGTCGGTGCACAGTTGTATCAAGCCGGTGCTTGGAGCGGCGGAGACCTGACCGCTGAAGCCGCATTAGCGAAGCTGGGCGTGCTTGCGGCAAGCGAGCTTGACTGGGAACAGCGACGCTTAACCTTCGCCAAAAACCTCGTCGGTGAGCGGATTGGCAGCTGA
- a CDS encoding TRAP transporter substrate-binding protein — protein sequence MLRMKSRRKGAYYALVAAATSSLLLAGCSDGASGGDGAAEYTFTLATAATDGTPNAAAQDWYLDRLEEASDGRISIERTTAEAICAAPEVVECLRDGRADIGVTVPDYTPQYFPTLSVVGIPFINQNSQAVTAALYELHTTNETAIASMDSAGLHYVSAWPVGRLLIGTMEQTTSVADLSGLQARASGPVIQEVLQDAGMNINAITASETYESVERGVINSTAGAIDFPVNYRLMELIPNWVDPGIGQYSTFGMWFSASAYDSLPDDLKQIVDEVTAEFNGGEAIAAFNGSAAGQCQEMLDSPDVDSVTAWDESATQEWQDQVGDSAEASWEEIAGSYGLEDAGSFLDAYKAAYAKYEDAEYDDATIDCVDQFAER from the coding sequence ATGTTGAGAATGAAAAGTCGCCGGAAAGGCGCGTATTACGCACTCGTGGCCGCGGCCACGTCGTCGCTGCTGCTCGCCGGCTGCTCCGACGGGGCCTCGGGCGGCGACGGTGCCGCCGAGTACACCTTCACGTTGGCAACGGCGGCCACCGACGGCACGCCGAACGCCGCGGCTCAGGACTGGTACCTCGATCGCCTCGAGGAGGCGAGCGACGGTCGCATCTCGATCGAACGCACCACGGCTGAGGCGATCTGCGCCGCGCCCGAGGTCGTCGAGTGCCTGCGTGACGGCCGCGCCGACATCGGCGTCACCGTGCCCGACTACACGCCGCAGTACTTCCCGACGCTGAGCGTCGTCGGCATCCCGTTCATCAACCAGAACTCGCAGGCCGTCACGGCGGCGCTCTACGAGCTGCACACGACGAACGAAACGGCGATCGCGAGCATGGACTCGGCGGGCCTGCACTACGTCTCGGCCTGGCCGGTTGGTCGCCTGCTCATCGGCACGATGGAGCAGACCACGAGCGTCGCCGACCTCTCGGGGCTGCAGGCGCGCGCCTCGGGCCCCGTGATTCAGGAGGTGCTGCAGGACGCTGGCATGAACATCAACGCCATCACCGCGAGCGAGACCTATGAATCGGTCGAGCGCGGCGTGATCAACTCGACCGCGGGCGCCATCGACTTCCCGGTCAACTACCGCCTGATGGAGCTGATTCCGAACTGGGTCGACCCGGGAATCGGCCAGTACTCGACCTTCGGCATGTGGTTCTCGGCGAGCGCCTACGACAGCCTGCCCGACGACCTCAAGCAGATCGTCGACGAGGTCACGGCCGAGTTCAATGGGGGAGAGGCCATCGCGGCCTTCAACGGCTCGGCGGCGGGCCAGTGCCAGGAAATGCTCGATTCGCCCGACGTCGACTCGGTGACGGCCTGGGATGAGTCGGCCACGCAGGAATGGCAGGACCAGGTCGGCGACTCGGCCGAGGCAAGCTGGGAAGAGATCGCCGGCAGCTACGGCCTTGAGGATGCGGGCTCGTTCCTCGACGCCTACAAGGCCGCCTACGCAAAGTACGAGGACGCCGAATACGACGACGCCACCATCGACTGCGTCGACCAGTTCGCCGAACGCTAA
- a CDS encoding TRAP transporter large permease, which yields MTTIAVIIALVALLVLLAIKTPVAIALGVSGALGLILLQGFGFAGNVLGSTPFSDTANYSLTIVPMFILMGMFAVRANLAEQVFAIASRVARRAPGGLGVATVMACAGFSAVSGSSIGTAATMSKLAVGEMRRHGYPAHFAAALVAVAGTLGVMIPPSTFLVLYAILTQQSVGQMLAAGIIPGLLSALAYTIYIMARGRKLTTSADASLASVSAKAHTDAAQLRGLRSKSSVASGTTATATVDAPAQQPAGDTTPWRELPWRGAIRVVILFAIVLGGMYSGFFTSTESAAIGAVAALVILIIENRKKGFKAVLAAFRSALQDTGSTTAMVFMIIVGSGILSTFFIAARVPDTITSAVAGMGLPPMLTMALLLVCLIPLGMVLESLSILVITVPILYPIAIELGFDGIWLGILIVKLIEIGMVTPPVGINVFVVAGTSGVPSETVFRGVTPLFFVDLAVVTLLFLVPQISLFLPGLVASTAG from the coding sequence ATGACCACCATCGCAGTAATCATTGCGCTCGTCGCGCTGCTCGTGCTGCTCGCCATCAAGACCCCGGTGGCCATCGCGCTCGGCGTCTCCGGCGCCCTCGGCCTCATCCTGCTGCAGGGCTTCGGCTTCGCCGGCAACGTGCTCGGCTCGACACCGTTCTCTGACACGGCGAACTACAGCCTCACGATCGTGCCGATGTTCATTCTGATGGGCATGTTCGCGGTGCGCGCGAACCTGGCCGAGCAGGTATTCGCCATCGCGAGCCGGGTCGCGCGCCGCGCCCCTGGGGGCCTCGGCGTCGCTACAGTCATGGCCTGCGCCGGCTTCTCGGCGGTCTCCGGCTCGAGCATCGGCACGGCCGCGACGATGTCGAAGCTCGCGGTCGGCGAGATGCGCCGCCACGGCTACCCGGCCCACTTCGCGGCGGCGCTCGTCGCGGTCGCCGGCACCCTCGGCGTGATGATCCCGCCGAGCACGTTCCTCGTGCTCTACGCGATCCTCACCCAGCAGTCCGTCGGACAGATGCTCGCGGCCGGCATCATCCCGGGCCTGCTCTCGGCGCTCGCCTACACGATCTACATCATGGCGCGCGGCCGCAAGCTCACGACCTCGGCCGACGCGAGCCTCGCATCCGTGTCGGCGAAGGCCCACACCGACGCGGCGCAGCTGCGCGGCCTGCGCTCGAAGTCGTCGGTCGCCTCGGGCACGACGGCCACGGCCACGGTGGATGCGCCGGCGCAGCAGCCCGCCGGCGACACCACCCCCTGGCGCGAGCTGCCCTGGCGCGGCGCGATCCGCGTCGTGATCCTCTTCGCCATCGTGCTCGGCGGCATGTACTCGGGGTTCTTCACCTCGACCGAGTCGGCGGCAATCGGCGCCGTCGCGGCCCTCGTGATCCTTATCATCGAGAACCGCAAGAAGGGCTTCAAGGCTGTGCTCGCGGCCTTCCGCTCGGCGCTGCAAGACACCGGGTCGACCACCGCGATGGTCTTCATGATCATCGTCGGCTCGGGCATCCTCTCGACGTTCTTCATCGCGGCCCGCGTGCCCGACACGATCACCTCGGCGGTCGCAGGCATGGGGCTGCCGCCGATGCTCACGATGGCACTTCTGCTTGTGTGCCTGATTCCGCTCGGAATGGTGCTGGAATCGCTGTCGATTCTCGTCATCACCGTGCCGATTCTCTACCCGATCGCGATTGAGCTCGGCTTCGACGGTATTTGGCTCGGCATCCTCATCGTCAAACTCATCGAGATTGGCATGGTCACGCCGCCGGTCGGCATCAACGTATTCGTCGTTGCGGGCACCTCAGGCGTGCCGAGCGAAACGGTATTCCGCGGCGTCACGCCACTCTTCTTTGTGGATCTCGCCGTCGTGACGCTGCTCTTCCTCGTGCCACAAATCTCCCTATTCCTGCCAGGCCTCGTCGCGTCGACCGCCGGCTAA
- a CDS encoding FadR/GntR family transcriptional regulator, with amino-acid sequence MIGRKDWFSRERELPRSNAAEAILEDLVEGIRTEQIEVGTRFPSEFDLAGHYGVSRPIVREALRSLQTLGLTQTRTGSGTYVIATQPRSPQRFGDYTTRDLMEARAAIEVPSARLAARRRTEADAAELMNLCDRLDHESQSSAWVDLDSLLHARIAAASGNAVFSMIVADARKALSQQSEFINLVADRRQPSNIEHREIVEAIIARDSERAAAAMQAHLGYVEDVVRPMLEND; translated from the coding sequence ATGATCGGTCGCAAGGATTGGTTTTCTCGCGAGCGAGAACTGCCTCGTTCCAACGCCGCGGAGGCTATTCTCGAGGATCTTGTAGAAGGTATCCGAACGGAACAAATCGAGGTCGGCACGCGCTTTCCGTCCGAGTTTGACCTCGCAGGGCACTACGGGGTGAGCCGACCTATCGTCCGCGAGGCGCTCCGGTCGTTACAGACTCTGGGGCTCACGCAGACCCGCACCGGTAGCGGCACCTACGTCATCGCCACACAGCCTCGATCGCCGCAAAGATTCGGCGATTACACGACGCGCGATCTTATGGAGGCCCGAGCAGCAATCGAGGTCCCGTCCGCACGACTCGCAGCACGCCGTCGCACCGAGGCGGATGCAGCCGAGTTGATGAACCTCTGTGATCGCCTCGATCACGAGAGCCAGTCCAGCGCCTGGGTCGACTTGGACTCCCTATTGCATGCTCGCATCGCGGCTGCATCCGGCAACGCTGTCTTCTCGATGATAGTGGCTGACGCACGCAAGGCCTTGTCGCAGCAATCCGAGTTCATTAACCTCGTCGCGGACCGGCGTCAGCCGTCAAACATTGAGCATCGGGAAATCGTCGAGGCGATCATCGCTCGCGACTCGGAGCGAGCAGCCGCGGCCATGCAAGCGCACCTCGGTTACGTCGAAGATGTCGTCCGGCCGATGCTCGAAAATGACTGA
- a CDS encoding TRAP transporter small permease, with amino-acid sequence MLAITLDVISRYITKASIPGVLELAESCLVISIFFGLPIAAVRGEHVAVTLVTDRLNDAWARVCFLVAWSVTTLFLAWMTWASITRAIEATERAEERFGLVRWPVWPMRWVIVIGLLGFLAVAIVNLIRLITKKDPLGAKDDVELATSQIAVADEPETSTPSPDETTDSDLRRARV; translated from the coding sequence ATGTTGGCAATCACGCTCGACGTCATTAGTCGCTACATCACAAAAGCGAGCATTCCGGGAGTGCTCGAACTCGCGGAATCGTGTCTCGTGATTTCGATTTTCTTTGGGCTGCCGATCGCGGCCGTCCGAGGCGAACACGTCGCCGTCACGCTCGTGACCGATCGACTCAACGACGCCTGGGCGCGAGTATGTTTTCTCGTGGCCTGGTCGGTAACCACGCTGTTCTTAGCCTGGATGACCTGGGCGTCGATTACGCGGGCGATCGAAGCGACCGAGCGCGCCGAGGAGCGCTTCGGCCTCGTGCGCTGGCCGGTCTGGCCAATGCGCTGGGTCATCGTCATCGGGCTGCTCGGCTTCCTCGCCGTCGCGATCGTGAACCTGATCCGGCTCATTACGAAGAAGGACCCGCTCGGCGCGAAAGACGACGTCGAGCTCGCGACCAGCCAAATTGCCGTCGCTGACGAACCCGAAACCTCGACACCGTCGCCAGACGAAACAACCGACAGCGACCTCCGAAGGGCCCGAGTATGA